In Pangasianodon hypophthalmus isolate fPanHyp1 chromosome 1, fPanHyp1.pri, whole genome shotgun sequence, the genomic window ttttgtttttcacaatattctgtgtaaactctagagactgttgtgtgtgaaaatcccaggagatcagtagtttctgaaatactcaaaccagcccatctggcaccaacagccatgccacagttaaaatcacagagatcacactttttcttcattttgatgtttgatgtgaacattaactgaagctcttgacttgtatctgcatgattttatgcattgtgctgctgccacatgattgactgactggataactgcataaatgagcaggtgtaatTAATGAGCTAATTATACTAGAGGTTATactaaaaaaactaattaatagTTTTTTTAGTATAACCTCTTCTACCCTTACTTAGTCTGTTATTTTTAGATAATGTTTTGTTTGTCATAATCCAAGTCAGAGTTTCTCTATAACAGCTACAGCTGGAACCTTAAAAACGTAAAAACCTTTAGCTCAAAATGTATTATGCTTTGGAATAATGATGTGAATAAAGCTAAATTATTACTGCCTCCCCAGCCactacattaaattaaaacaaacaaaattgatttttaaagcatttttattttctttaatctaTAAAACTGTAGTATATAGAACTTTCCATGCAGAATCTCAATTAGCAGTCAATTTACACAGGTTCTTCAGCACTGGTACAAAAGAAACCTAGGATTATTTACAAAGCTCTTCAGTAGGCTATATACACAGGTTGTATGAATATATTGTCTTCAGAATGTCGCACTTGCATTTAACCCTCAAATGCATTTGCACATCTCTCAGATTCTCCTGAAACTCTTAGAACAGCTCTCAGACCCCTTTACTTGGCTTGTATCACTCCATGATCAGAAAGACACTGGCTGTACACTATCCAGAGGTTCACACCTGCTCAGATACATGAAGAAACCATGTTCTCATCTCAGTACACCTTCTAGGATCTTCATTTCAGCCTCCAACTTACAAAAAGACAAACCGGTTCCTACAATTACTCCTCTTTCATAGGATCCATGGTTGTCCGCTCTTCACTCTTGCCCTCTCTGGCTATTAATCATGCTGTCTGTGCATGGGGACTTGACATATTGGTCACAGAATCATCTTTCATAAAAAAGAGGCCCTACTCCCCGTTTCTTGCTGAAGACAGCGGATACAGTCCTCACAATGCCCATAATACCAGCTGCTCCTTTCTTGACACCCCTAGCCTCCTTTATGAGCTCATGCAGGCCACGGAAGACGAGGAGAACGCCATGGTACGCCTCGGCTGCTGAGACCTCGAAGAAGCCACAGTCTGCTGAGAGGGCAAGCATTCGCCCTTCCTCACTTGAGACAACGCGACGATGCTGCAGGTCCCGCTTGTTGCCCACCACCACCATGGGCACTGAGGAGCTGAAGGAAGAGGACAGCTTCTGGATAAGTGCTACCTGCTGCTGCACCACCTCGAAGCTGGAGCGGTCACAGATGCTGTAGACGAGCACAATGCCATCTGCCCAGCGGAGCTGTT contains:
- the zgc:171704 gene encoding ras-related and estrogen-regulated growth inhibitor-like protein, with the protein product MVVEVRSSLPHCSKAMDGNQHKVVANILLLGAENVGKSALTVRFLTKRFIGEYGDIESIYSHIDKIDGREISFNIWDSLYPQSCESSESVTEEQLRWADGIVLVYSICDRSSFEVVQQQVALIQKLSSSFSSSVPMVVVGNKRDLQHRRVVSSEEGRMLALSADCGFFEVSAAEAYHGVLLVFRGLHELIKEARGVKKGAAGIMGIVRTVSAVFSKKRGVGPLFYER